A region from the Tahibacter amnicola genome encodes:
- a CDS encoding helix-turn-helix domain-containing protein, producing the protein MGSIESLLAEEFTRVLRREVGPKLDEIRKLVAAHAKDVAAVKGRIDRIERGTGISKARKHADRKKIPGDGVGTDATDLRTIRRSLEISAQDLASLMDVSIQSIYNWESGKTRPRSAQHTKLSKLLQLPQGKLRRRLANA; encoded by the coding sequence ATGGGTTCCATCGAATCGTTGCTCGCTGAGGAATTCACCCGCGTACTCCGCCGAGAAGTCGGTCCAAAACTAGACGAGATCCGCAAGCTGGTAGCTGCCCACGCGAAGGACGTTGCAGCGGTCAAGGGCCGTATCGATCGAATTGAGCGCGGCACGGGGATTTCGAAGGCGCGGAAACATGCAGATCGAAAGAAGATTCCCGGCGATGGTGTTGGGACTGACGCCACTGACTTGCGTACGATCCGCCGCTCCCTGGAGATTTCAGCGCAGGATCTAGCATCACTGATGGACGTCAGCATTCAGTCGATCTACAACTGGGAATCTGGAAAGACGCGCCCGCGGTCCGCGCAACACACCAAGCTATCCAAGCTTCTTCAGTTGCCGCAAGGCAAGCTCCGTCGTCGCTTGGCGAATGCCTGA